The segment catcaactcgctctgtggcagggaacatcacaaacagtgtctctggaatgtcagggcagttcacagtctgttccttgtaagtcccaggccttcttctcaggccctggctttgccgCAGGGacgctgtgggttggacacttgctctggtggtggccacacgctctcaggctctaagtggtaggacccttcttcccagtgtcacccccgccctgacggggttacgatccaagcctggcctgcagagcctcttggctgaggcatcaccctgtgctgggcccgctgcccagggtccgcctcgctctccccagctgctcaccgcacccagctacagactgctccagcccagtctccccagctgcaccactcagtctctgcactgctgctgctgctctgcctccagctccctgggctgcttttttgGCCCCTCTggttctggttgctgcagctctgctcccaggacaggtctgctctgcaggctgcttctgtgactctgctcccagcactgaccggcttcctgagctgcttttctggcccctctggctctggttgctacagctctgctcccaggacacggtctgctctctctgggctgtgcctctggttttggggctgcagctctgctcccaggacagggtctgctctctctgggctgcttttctggtccctctggatctggcacagctctgctccccagttcagcttgagcccctgctttctccttagctcggccccactctgtctgacccaggcaaatccagctgtcatggaggacgggacctccctggccccctgactccctgattagcctgctcgccctgtcattcaggctgacctggagcatttgcctctccccattgtttctgggggctgtcagtctcagggtcctgattccccattgacccttccccctttttagtactgggagctagcaactaaaacacccccaatGAACGTTAGTagaggggacaacagtccccttacacattgCTGAGCTGTTTCCTTCCAGCTTCACTCCTGCAGTGACCCCCATAGTTCTTCTCTGCTGCACCCCCAGATGTGCTCACACTGAAACCTTCTCCCCTCACACAGCTCTCACTCAAGCTAAAACCCACTCctacccctgcctccagcaggtCTTACACTCGGAATGAGTTTCTTCTATACAATgttacaggggtggccaaacttacagACCTTCCGAGCCACATACAACAGTCTTCAGATGTTTGATAGCTGCTGGGGCATGCCTGCCAAGACTCGGGACTTCAGACCTGCTCTTGCTGAAGCTCCGGGCCATgctagtgtaagcagagtcaggatgagctccaccctgacatctggtggtgaggtgtggcaagttgtggaaaagaacttcaggggccaatctcatttgcataggcacacccaccccgcctagaatgaggccatagctgcccaaatggtcactttggctgctgtgggatccccagtgtctctgttaagggggcaggaagaataaattgttgttaccctgattatgggaatcaaggacagtggaactgtacttagccttttgttatgatggaggaacttgccatcaactaagtagcactcgctaggcaagggacatgggttccaaaactctgtgaattgagagaggttggggataggtattaatatttggtggtatgggccccctggtgaaggccttacatgctaattgcacttcttcctctctccactgtggaatatcagagctaattttgattccattaggagtttagttacaggctgctgagctgaattcattttgggctaatggtgcaccagcactgaggctcccctactacaagctgaaatcacaaaagagctaaacttactgagagctgaaatcactgagtgtcgtgttaagtagtggggggagcctgaagatatatggtggagcagtttgtgggacggtgagcagagcagcttgtggagcagagcagtttgtgggacggcgagcagagcggctggtggagcagagcacaGCAGTTTGTCagctgcctagagcagctcatggggcggctggcagagcggagccccatggagaggtggggccatcagctttggaccatgtaaggtgccccttaacaccgcccccccaatctccacccaggttgggaggtaaaactctgcagataaacttttgaactctggggctgccctgaccagggacagagacttttgggtcgtttggacttttgggactttgggtgattttggttgctggactcaagaacccaagggaaaggacacaccccaatttacttggggtgggtttttttgctcatgggttgtgtttccccaacataatgccacattgtttctctctgttattaaaaggcttttttgctacactcagactatgtgcttgcgagaggggaagtattgcctcttggaggcacccagcaggggtggtatatttgtcccaggtcactgggtgggggctcgagccggttttgcattgtgttattggaatggaacccctagatactgaactcggcccttgttgctgccaactctgacaggcagaagggttacactagcaTGCCCTACCAGGTTGGAGGCCcgagcacccctcttccccactgggcagaagccatAGGTGATGTGGGGGAGGGCACACGGGGTCACTTGTaccccatagattttttttttgccagggcTTGCTGGCCCGGCTTGGTTACATGGTGctgcagagccccctccctgcatggcagctgctggagctggcaagctgggagctgtggccatGGGGAGAGCCAGCGCAAACAGCTAGGAGCTGTAGGTAGAGCTGTGGAGCAAAAGCAGCAGCCCGTCTTGCAGCTCTCAGCCTTTTGCCACTGCCTCTTCTCAGGGAGtgaacacctgggagctgcagggaggggttgcTGAGGGTAAGGAGGGGCATACCTGGGAtgtgtgactcaagctgttggggggaggggaacctttaaattgtgctccCACTCAGCAGGCAGCAGTTGTCTCTTGCAGAAGCCCTGCAGCAAGGTAGATGCCTCAAGCTTCTTTCCTCTCAGTCTGCTAGGTGGAAGGTGTGGCGTGTAGTGGGGAGCTCCACGAGCTGCACTTTCACAGTAAAAGTCGCAGTTTGGCCACCCTTGCAATATTGCATATGCTTTAAGACAGGTGGGGCTAGTGGATAGGGATCGAGACATCTGGTtatgttcccagctctgctactgacctgtgTGGTCTGCAGTAAATAGTGTCCCCCTCAGTCTCAATTCACCCACAATTGAGATACTAACCTTCTCTGCAAAGTGTCTCGACATTTCTGGTGAAAGGCAATCTACATCAAATGACTCCTGTTCTCCCTGCTGCACGTCCCACGCACAGCACATCTGCATTGCCTCCTTGACAGTGTACTTCCAGAGCTTTGTGTAGCCGTCTTCCAactcctctcctccatccctgaCAGGACTGACTGTTTTCCTTGCGCATGACACTTATTGTACAGCTGCCTACCCCATCTCACATCTGGGCCTCATTAAATGGAGCCAAAATTGCTGCATCCATTCTGGATCTCCTATTCCACCAGTCTCTTTGGGGTCCCTGATATTCATGACAGAACTGGCTCAATAGGCCCCTCTGGGAACCCAGAATTGGTTTCCCTGGCGACATCCCATAGGGCCTCTGGTTTCCCTCTTTCCAGCTGGTCTGTGTGGCTGAGACTTTGCAGAGTCCCCTTCGGTCTGTTGGCCTCCCTCCATCTCAGTCTGTGGTGAATCCCTCAGATTTGTTTTTCTTGCTGCTCTCCTTCCAGACCAGTGAACCTGGCCTGGCATGGGATGACTTAACTGCCATCCCACAAGGAGGCCTAGGGGTGTCAGACTCTTTGAGAGGTTACCCCTTTTTGCCATTCCCTTACCTGAGACACAGTAGGTCCTATGCAGCAGGGGAGTTCGTTCCACCCTGCCAACTCAGTTGCAGCTGTGCCTATTCGCTACTCCTCTCTGGCATGAGACACCGGTCTCGTACTTTGACCTCTGtggatatgtcttcactgcagatttaactCAAGTGCTAGGCACCTGGGTCTGAATATCCAGTTTAGCTTAGCTCAGGTATGAGCAGCCACCCTGTAAAGCCATGCCAGAATTACTGTCCTCACTGGTGCCCTCCTCATGTGTTGCTAGGACTTCTGAGGCTGCGTCCCAGGGTTCTGTGTGCTGCAttaagctgagctgctctgattcCTGGAGTGAATTGTAGGGGAGCTTGTCTGTCCTTTTCAGCACATGGGGAGAACCGGGAGGTCTATAAGCACATGAGTGGCTCCACCTGCATCCTCCCTGTAAATATCGTGGTTCACCAGCCtgaatgaaagccttatttaggCATTAGCCCTAGATGAGCCAGCTAGCCTGGGTTGAAAGCATCACAAAACTTATGCCCAAGGTTTATGTGTGCGGACTGGAGAGGGGTTCAGGGCAATGCTCAGGTAAGAGCCCAggttaactgcagtgaagacagaccctAAATGGCTGCCCAGCTTCTAATTGTCAAAGAAGTATGTCTTCAGTAGGTACAGCAAGGGAGGTGTGTGTTTGTAGGTCTGCTCTGTGTGGTGACTGTAGTTCACCTGCCCCACAGCTTGCTTTACAAAGGACGTTAGAATCACTACTGAGAGTTCATTTAGTCAGTTGCCAAGGGTACAGGACTAACCATGTGTCCCACAGGACTTCCAGTTCACAGGGCTGCAGTGTGTGCTGCCTTCCTGCAGCCAGTTTATTGCAAGGCACTTTAAAAGGATCCTCATGAAAAGCAGGTTCTTGGGGCCTGTGGCAGGACAGTAGGGTAGGCTGGGCATTAGCCTATCTGGACATCTTTGGTGGTCAGAGGTCAAAAGTGATTTGGTCATCACCATCTCCTGCCACACCACAGAATCACAATGTTTAGCAGTTCCCAGCCATGCTAATGGGTGCCCCAGGTCAGCCATTAACAGCAAGGGGTGCTGTGCTTTGGGACTGAGGtgcagtagcagagctggaggaggggTAAGACTGGGACAGCAATGAGTCAGATGAGGATTGTAGAATTGTGGGAGACAAAATGAGCTATACCTGCGAATGGACTCATGCTGgaataactgcatctacactagggcttttgccaatatagaaacactattaaaaaaatttaaaaaaatcacacctgacACTATTGTACCAGGAAAAGttctaatgtagacctggcctaactgTTCAAGGGCTGAACTTTCAACTGAGCTTTAGAGGCTCAATATTTTGAGCTGGAGGagagccccctctgctccccttccccttgGAAAGTGCCAGGAcaagagctggagggagggagggaccttGCGCTGTACCAGGGCAGGTCAATAGCAAGCATTCTCTTGCGAAGGAGGTGGGTAAAGGGCCAGACAAGCTTTTGTGGAGCTATGGCAGAGTCCTGCTTATGTAAACAATCAGCCATtgggctcttcccctccccctgcttttgCAGCATTGTTCTCCAAAACCAGGCTGTTTCTTCCCCAAGCAATGCAAGgagccctttccctcccccaggcTCCTCTGTCCTTGCAGCTCCATCTGGCTTATGCTGACATGGGGCTGAGGGAGTTTGGGACATGGCCCTGCTAGTAATTGCTGATGAATAGGAGTTCAGGAAAGTCCTTTGTTGTGGCAATAAAAGATGAGTGAAAAGCCCAACATTTCCAGATGCTTCATTTGTTTGTGTTTCAcacaggctgcagcctggcttAGAATGAACTCCCAGCACAGGATTTACTCTCCCCACACCTCTCCTTGGGCAGTTTTTGCCATCAACCTCCATCCTTTTCCTTTCAGGATTGTTGTCCCAGTCTTGTAAAAGACAGTGCCTGATTCACTGCTGCCCTGCACCCTATGTTAGGTACACCGGCCCTGAGTGAAAGAAGAAACCACATTCTGATTAGGCAGAGTTTTACAGTCAGTTTCACACCCACTCTGCACTGGTGTACCTAAGGCAAGGTGCAGAGCAGCAGTGGATTAGCCCTCCAGGGTCTCGAGATAGACATAGCTGTGTTGAAATGCCCTGTTGTGACTGGGTTTGTTTCTTGGCCCTGGAGAAACAAGCTCTCTTCTATCCCTGCACATGCAACCAATTCAGGGTGAAGAGCTTAATATGGCTGGTTTAGACAGGATCAgaaggttcatctagtccaactccttgcccaggatttgttgtgtctaaaccaggggtgggcaaactactggccggatccagcccctcagggctttggatccagcccacgggattgCCTCCCCCGTGGCACCGCgggccccgcaccactcccagaagcggccagcaccatgtccctgtggcccctgggggagagggggcagagggctccacactCTGCCCTTGcttgtgggtacctcccccaaagctcccattgaccgtgaatggggaactgcggccaatgggagctttgggggaggtacccacaggcaagggcagcgctcGGAGtcctctgctctccctcccccaggggccgcagggacgtggtgctggccgcttcccggagtggcccagggccagggcaggcagggagcctgccctggccctagtGCATACTgttgccaccctggagctgctccaggtaagcggcaccaggctggagcccacaccccgaatcccgcctgcaccccgcacctcaactccctgccctgagctccctgccacagcctgcctgcaccctaaccccctgcggCACCCCGCAACctaaccccctgctctgagccccctgctgcaccccatccccctcctccacccctgccctgagccccctcctgcactctgcaccccctcctgcaccccaaccccctgccctgagccctctgcctgcatcccaaccccctgccgcatcccaaccccctgccacaccccacacccttcctgcaccccaaacccctcttagcccctgctgcaccctgcaccccaaccccctaccctgagccccctgctgcacctcacaccccttctacaccccaatcccctgccctgagccccctccctcactccacattccctcctgcaccccaacccccttctgtGAGCCCCCTTGTcctgagcctcttcctgcacaccgcaccccctcccacaccccgcactgtctcctgcacccccaccccctgccccagcccaacaTCCATGGCCCTGcttgcaatttccccacccagatgtggcccttgggccaaaaagtttgtccgccccagtctaaaccatccaagacagataggtatccagcctctttttgaaaacctccagtgaaggagcttccacatcctccctaggcatctgttccattgccCTACTGTTCTTAGTTAGGAATATAGTGGGCATGGTTGCACGTCCACACTGCATGGAtgcagtggtttgagcactggcctgctaaacccagggttgtgagttcaatccttgagggggccatttagggatctggggcaaaaattggggattggtcctgctttgagcaaggggttggactagatgacctcctgaggtcccttccaaccctgatattctatgattctatgacttgcaAACCCTGCTTGAGTCCTATGAGGGTGGAAGATCTCTAGCAAAGGCTGACTAATGGAGTCTTCCTTCTGGCTGCCTCATACCATGAGTTAGCCCTGTTCCGAGAGGGGTAGAATGTATCTGCCAACGTAGTTCTGaaagtatttatttttggttAATCCCTGCTCTACAACTTCAACCTGTCTTGTTGCAGGATCCCATTTCCTTCTGAGTAAGGTCCCTGTTTCTAGCACAGAAACAAGACTAAATTCACCAGCCCTTGCAGTAGGATTCAGTGATGTCATCACTGTAATGTTGCAAAGTAACACCCTGTGATGTGGAATTGGTGCAGTAAAACACATTTAGAACATGCAAAGCAATTAACTTCTGGGTTTTGTAAACTTCTAATGCACATGATCTTGACACCAGGAGAGGAGCTGGATGTTTTAGTGAGAACAGCTCCACCCAAACTTGTCTCCTGCCCAAATGGAGCGGACTGGCAAGGCAAGCTGAGTGTAACTGACTAGGTTAGGGCTTGCCTGACCTATTAAGACATGCAAGATACTGACTGTCCCAAACCTGAAAATGAGAGGTATGCATTCAGAATATTAACAGTTGCAAAGAAACTTATTCCTGTGGTCCACATTGTGAGAGAAATCCCTTCGTTATCCTCTGGCTAGAAAACAAACAGTAAGTTCTGGAGTGCAGGGCTCGTATCTGCACAAAATTCCTACCGGTGTTGGTGGGATCTGCGTACATTGATCTATGGCAGTATACATCCACAAGAGCTGCCGGATTGCATACAGATGACTGCATGTTGCCAGGATGTCTCAAGATCACCCCCTCTGAGATAAGAATGTGGTCCAAAATCCTTTTCTCGTCAGGGAAACGGAAGAGAAACTCATCAGTCCCCAGTACTCTGCTGTCATCTGGCCATTTGGATTGAACACCACCTctgagaagggagtggggtctagtggttagagcgggggggatgggagtcaggactcctgggttctatcctttgCTCTGAGAAGGGAGAGGCAGGAAATGGGACATGGCTAGGGAAAGATGGGCAGCATCCCCCTGATGCCAGACTTTGAGGGGGCCTGGATTAATTTtacattctctgtgtatatacatatttttttgaTCTGAACAATAGACTTTGCTattaaactgcaaaaaaaaaaccccaaaacaaaacaaacacaccacCTGAAACAACAAGGAACCGAACATAGCAAAGATAGTAATTCTCCAGAGAGAGTTAGGGACCCTTTTGcagccccttcctctgcagcaaagCCAGCACTGCGGTGAACAGAAGGGCCAGGGTGGGAGTTTAAATTTATGTTTCACCTAAAAGTACCAGATGTGCTCTGGTGTGTTTGAGACCTGATCTaggagcatttttaaaaagaaggcaaACTCCCTAGTTTCCTGACTGTCAGGCAAGACATGGTGGAACCAGAGTGATACTAATGGCTGACCTTGAGATATCAGTGTCTCTAAAGttatattttctttctccaaTACAATTGGGAAGCTCTAACCCCAGTGGTTTGTAACTAGTTTGAAaaaggcaagatttttttttttaattatcctcATACAGCTCCTTTATGGGGAGAAATCACATGGACTAGATTGAAGGGTTTTTAACTCATCTCTTGATTACTAAAGGTACATAAAATGTGACTCAGACCAGGTGCTCAGGATGAAACTGCTAGACACAGAGGTCAGATCTAGACACAGGCTGGGGTCCGAGGGCCATTCTTTTGAAGTAGCTGGAATTGCTGTACCTGCTTGTGTCAGCCATTAATTTGGTCCATGGTCTCTTTGAGAGGCACTACAGTTCTTGTGTGACTCTTTCAGGCATCATAAGAAGAACTGCATTTAACTCTCCGTTGATTATTTTGGTGCTACCATAAAATGGTGAACCCACAATGAACCCATAAAATGTAGTTTCTGTTCCCTTTGGAAATCCAAGATATGAGGCATCAAGGGGCTTCTTAAatctttccttttcctagttgTGTCCCTATGTTCTAACTTTCTCATAATGTCTTAGTCCCTCCTTGTCTGTAGTTACCCCCTACTTTTCCTGGAAGGCTTCTTCTGTTGCTTTTCTGCAGATCATTCTATGACCTCCTTCAGTTTCACTTGCTGTCAGATTTCCAGGCTCAGAAATGGTCACCATCACCAAACCTCCCCCACCATGAATTGCATTTCTGAAATGTTAATGCTCTCTAATCTATAATATGTGTGTTATGCTTGGTAGATTGTAAGTACTGTGAAACCAGTGGCTGGGCATTAGGATTTTTGAAGATTATGGGAAAATCCAGACTTCAGGATGGGGTTAGTGTGGGGATGTTTTATTGTTGCAGCCTGAGAGTCTGAGGGTGTTTCCTCATTAACGAGGGGTTCTTCCCCAATTGTGTCCTTTCCTCTTCTAGACTGGCAAGTGGCTACGCTGGTGTTAATCCTGACGGCAGCCACTATCACCTTCCTGTCGTTCCTCGCCTCCCTGGTTTCCTTCTGCCTAGGCACTCCCAGGCGGTACTACAGAGTTGTTGCTGTTCTCCTCTTGGTTGCAGGTACCTATAAGTAACTGCTCTAGAAAGAGAATACAAATTTGGCTACTTTAAAGGATAAAGTCTCTCCTGACTTGAGTCTCCTAGAACTCCATTGAAATCCTAGagcagagcaggatttggccatcAGATTGCTCCAAAAACTGGAGCCTACAGACTAAATAAGATCTGCAGAATTGTGAAATGTGATCCAAACCTGCTTCATCTTTAATGCAGAGGTGTGGCCCTCTGGCTCAAGATGGGAACTCTGGATCTCTTGGGGCCTGCAGCTTTTCTGGGCTGCAACTCTGCATTAAAGATCAGCGGTATTAGTCTGCCCCCCTTAGGTGCAGCCCTTAGCCTCCTTCTCACCAGTAGGGGCCTCACCAGGGTGTGGTCACACTTTATCTAGCTGCCAACAGCTAGCCATAGCATGTCCCCATAAGATGCAAAGAACTTGGTTTAAATTCTTTACCATGCACTCTTGTTATCTAGCACGCTCTCCAGAAACTGCAGTGTGGCTGTGATAAGCTGTAGTGTGTTGGGTTTCACTGAAGAACACTGGAGTACCATTTTGTTAGGGATGTGGCTACAAGATTCATGAATCTTGTCTACATAAGGCAAAATAAATCTGACATGGACTGAAAAGCAGAATGTTACTGTTTGAGCAGTGGCAGGGGGAAGCGGCAGTTTAGTTTAGGGCCCCAGTTTTCATTGTGCATGAATAAAAATGATCTCTTTTTCTAAAATGTTCCGTGGAAACTGAGATTTAAATTCCCTGTAGTGCTGTGAACCCGAACACAGCAGCAGGGTTGTGCTTATGCTGTAAAATGATTAGGAAAGGACTATAATGCAAAGCTGGCCTGTTCAGGTTCACCCCTTCCAGTGActgatgcaaaaagaaaacatcagAGAGCAGAGgaaattagaattttaaaatcttttgcatTTTAATTCACTTAAGGTAGAAGTCCATTATGAACTCCTTATCTCTTCTTATGGCTCCGTTTTAAAGGGGTTTGACACTGCCTTGAACTGCTTTAATGGCACAATATTACTGTGTTTAGCCCACCTGTTCTCCTTCTCCAAAATCTGGGCTGGGAACGTGCATAAAATAGCATTTAGAATCAACCCCTCCTTGTTCTGCTGTTGCATGGCCAAAAACCCAACCAAGACTTTCCAATACCAAAAAATGCCCCGAGTTACACTCTCATCTAAATAGAGATGGTCTAAACTCTACATGGCACACTTCTGCTCTAGATCTTGCAAGTGCCTTAATATCGTACTAatgttaaatttcatcccatatgGAAAGTGAGGTGGAGGAAGACTGCTTGAAAAAGAATCCGGCACTATCTGTGGCTTTACTGAGTAAGacagggaaaagtgctggtgcaGGGTTCCAGCATCAAGGCTCTGAGATAAAGGGCTTGAGGCAGAAGTGCGGTGATGCTGGGCTATCACGAGCAGGACATTCTTGTGAGGGAGTTGACAAGTGAGCTAGAGCAAGCAGTGATAGCTGCTGAGCTTGGAGGATGCTTACGCTGCTGGCATCCTATCAGGCTGACGGCACTGTGGTGAAGAAGTTCACAGCATTGGTACCATTTACACTGGGCCAGGCACACCTGAGGGAAAGAGGGCGATTGTACTTTGCCCAAGAGACAAGCTGGATGGGAAGGAGGTTGGGAGATTTGTGTGACCAAGACCAATAAAACCACTAGCAGCTGCTGCATGAACTTGCTGCATTACTTCTTTCCTCTTCTAGACTTTAACCAGATATCTTTTCCCCATTTCCAGTGGTTCTCCAAGTGTGTGCCTTGATTCTCTATCCAATCAAATTCATCGACAGCAGTATGCTCAAGAGCTACCATGAGTTCAACTGGGGGTACGGCCTGGGCTGGGGATCCGTTATCTTCATGCTGGGTGCAGCCATCCTGTACTGCCTACGCACGGATATTTACGAGGACGCCTACAACTAGGGTTGGGCAGAGGAGCTTGCCAGCCACAGCAGATCACTGGACTATCATTAGATTGACTGGACCAGAACATgatgggcagggaagggaggagggttgTTGGGCCCACTGGGGTTTTTAGAGTACCTGTTCTAAGACACTGAAACACAAGTTTTGCAAGAAATCAACAAGCCTTAATGAAAGAGGTGGGTGTGAAGATCTGGAACTGGATGCTCATTAAGGTGATAGGGGGAATGTGGAGAGAGAAATGGATTATAGCTCATCAAAATAGCCAGCTAATCTCTCAGTCATCTCAtggttttttcccttccctttttatACAGGACAGTTTTCTCTGAATTGTAGAGAGTGACTTGTATTAGTTAAGAGGTGAAGCATGCTTTTATTTTGATACAATTTTGACACATGGTGCTGTAAGAAATCATACAGAGCTTGGGTTTTTTAAAGACTTGTCTATTCCATGTG is part of the Chelonia mydas isolate rCheMyd1 chromosome 9, rCheMyd1.pri.v2, whole genome shotgun sequence genome and harbors:
- the LOC102946163 gene encoding transmembrane protein 47; translation: MATGEVRVLRPFKLIALLCLLVALALDVVALLSPAWVTSERGSLSLWEACKRAPDVWHCLSTLRTDWQVATLVLILTAATITFLSFLASLVSFCLGTPRRYYRVVAVLLLVAVVLQVCALILYPIKFIDSSMLKSYHEFNWGYGLGWGSVIFMLGAAILYCLRTDIYEDAYN